In a single window of the Natronosalvus caseinilyticus genome:
- a CDS encoding nucleotidyltransferase domain-containing protein produces the protein MTGQDMAVCIDVNPADDTDIFRIAAADDILRLLADAHETEFTIAELVNATTVTRSTVWRAIDLLDGIGAVHVRETPQRNYVAINPRRLQKDDPLLAIEQTEFHAPIRAFIEQTRVAMTGADSVDDLLGIVVFGSVARGEADRQSDIDLFVVVDGDRTTARRLVTDVVNDLSDRRFDGDRFDFEPYVESKESAHRAGSKLREIFQEGITVYGDDRIQAVRKAVFADE, from the coding sequence ATGACGGGTCAAGATATGGCGGTGTGTATCGATGTCAATCCTGCCGATGATACCGATATCTTCCGAATTGCTGCAGCTGACGATATCCTTCGTCTGTTGGCTGATGCGCACGAGACAGAGTTTACTATAGCTGAACTCGTCAACGCGACCACTGTTACTCGATCCACAGTGTGGAGGGCTATTGATTTACTCGATGGAATTGGTGCAGTCCATGTTCGTGAAACACCCCAGCGAAATTACGTAGCTATCAATCCTCGGCGATTACAAAAAGATGATCCGCTATTAGCTATCGAACAGACGGAGTTCCACGCCCCGATACGCGCATTTATTGAACAGACTCGTGTGGCTATGACTGGCGCCGACAGCGTAGATGATCTTCTCGGAATCGTCGTCTTCGGAAGCGTTGCTCGTGGCGAAGCCGACAGACAGAGTGATATCGATCTGTTCGTCGTCGTTGATGGTGATCGAACGACAGCACGCCGTCTCGTAACTGACGTCGTCAATGATCTCAGTGACCGCCGTTTTGATGGAGACCGGTTTGACTTCGAACCCTACGTCGAATCTAAAGAGAGTGCACACCGTGCCGGATCGAAACTGCGAGAAATTTTCCAAGAAGGAATCACGGTGTATGGCGACGACCGGATCCAGGCAGTGCGTAAGGCGGTGTTCGCCGATGAGTAG
- a CDS encoding helix-turn-helix transcriptional regulator, with amino-acid sequence MGSSTGSPIDDISYLARSEHRAPTLIALTVRPRSRSELWEMTGVSSSTIRRTLSEFEERNWIRRNGYQYEASPLGTFIASAVAELIERVEIERNLRDVWQWLPGEESGFTIEMCSDAVVTVAEADNPYGPINRFRELIGETDQFRFVGSDLALIEPCRDEFCQRVIDGMQAEIIDPPSVAEYIRSTYPELSSKTLASGNLTIWLHDDLPPYGICIFDHRIAICGHDPDSVTVRVLVDTDSHEAREWAESKYTYYRRQTPTIPLETVVD; translated from the coding sequence ATGGGATCGAGTACGGGTTCACCAATCGACGATATTTCGTATCTCGCGCGGTCCGAACACCGTGCTCCAACGCTCATCGCTCTAACTGTCCGTCCGCGGAGCCGATCAGAGCTCTGGGAGATGACTGGAGTCTCGTCGTCAACGATTCGGCGGACACTGAGCGAGTTCGAAGAGCGCAACTGGATCCGTAGAAATGGATACCAGTATGAAGCGTCACCACTGGGTACGTTCATCGCATCCGCAGTAGCGGAGTTAATTGAGCGGGTCGAAATCGAGCGAAACCTCCGCGACGTCTGGCAGTGGCTTCCAGGCGAAGAGAGTGGGTTCACGATAGAGATGTGCTCCGATGCGGTCGTGACGGTCGCCGAAGCTGACAACCCGTATGGCCCGATAAACCGATTCCGTGAACTGATCGGTGAAACCGACCAGTTCCGGTTCGTCGGGTCCGATCTCGCTCTCATCGAGCCATGTCGAGACGAGTTCTGTCAGCGGGTCATCGACGGCATGCAAGCGGAGATCATCGATCCGCCAAGCGTCGCCGAGTACATTCGCTCGACTTACCCCGAACTGTCTTCTAAAACCCTGGCAAGTGGCAATCTCACGATCTGGTTACACGACGACCTGCCGCCGTATGGAATCTGTATCTTCGATCACCGGATCGCGATATGTGGTCACGATCCTGACAGCGTGACGGTTCGTGTGCTGGTTGATACCGATTCGCACGAAGCACGAGAGTGGGCGGAATCAAAGTACACGTACTATCGCCGCCAGACCCCAACGATCCCGCTCGAAACAGTCGTGGACTGA
- a CDS encoding DUF1059 domain-containing protein: MAKAHKLDCEAAAADCRFIIQSENEAEATELARNHMKEVHGQDYTAEELREKHLQVV, translated from the coding sequence ATGGCAAAAGCACACAAACTCGATTGTGAAGCGGCAGCTGCTGATTGTCGGTTCATCATCCAATCAGAGAACGAAGCCGAAGCGACCGAACTGGCCAGGAACCACATGAAAGAGGTTCACGGGCAAGACTACACAGCCGAAGAACTACGAGAAAAGCACCTCCAGGTCGTGTAA
- a CDS encoding ribosome biogenesis/translation initiation ATPase RLI: MGDAHSRTAQKDEYAAIIDQGQLTDEVRNIALKYDPLNRMGRDGFHVTKDGELHIDDEKVIEEHKIVTNKIPNDAIKIVRLPAERGELVHQYGENGFRLYELPAPIEDRVVGILGPNGSGKSTALRILGGLLKPNLGNADDEPDWDDIVREFRGTAVQNYLEKLRDGAVQSVYKPQRVDRIPERYDGTVRALLKERDERSIRNEAIERLDLEEVADRSLDDLSGGELQRVAIAATIVANVDSYLIDEPSSYLDAGLRVTIARALKELARGRQVIVVDHDLITLDVVADNIHVFYGDPGGFGVVSRPLSARRGINQFLDGHLRGENVRIRETAIDFLRRSDRRDIDGAPFLEFPILRKEFDSFTLEVESGTIFEGEILGIFGRNGLGKSTFARLLAGVLEPDTGELETNATISYKPQYLDPPVEGTVRELFANHVDIYDQEFETRIQKPFDLESLFKREINDLSGGELQRTSIALALARDAEIYLLDEPSAYLDAEQRMSFAATLRQFIDQTGSPCLVIEHDLLLLDYLSDRAMVFEGNPGANGIGRSPQSVRQGINRFLKTVDVTFRKDPNTGRPRANKPGSQKDREQKNMDDYYRD, from the coding sequence ATGGGTGACGCCCACTCGCGGACAGCACAAAAAGACGAGTATGCCGCGATTATCGATCAAGGGCAGCTCACCGACGAGGTTCGAAATATCGCCTTGAAATACGACCCCTTGAATCGGATGGGGCGCGACGGATTTCACGTCACAAAGGATGGCGAACTCCACATCGACGACGAGAAAGTGATTGAGGAACACAAAATTGTCACAAACAAGATTCCGAACGACGCAATCAAGATTGTTCGCCTGCCCGCCGAACGCGGCGAATTGGTCCATCAATACGGTGAAAACGGGTTCCGGCTCTACGAATTGCCAGCCCCTATCGAAGACCGCGTCGTCGGTATCCTAGGCCCAAACGGAAGCGGGAAATCGACCGCGCTCCGGATCCTCGGCGGTTTGTTAAAACCGAACTTAGGGAACGCCGACGACGAGCCAGACTGGGACGACATCGTCCGTGAGTTCCGTGGGACTGCAGTCCAGAACTACCTCGAGAAGCTTCGGGACGGCGCCGTCCAGTCTGTATATAAACCACAGCGAGTCGATCGGATCCCCGAGCGCTACGATGGGACCGTTCGAGCTCTCCTCAAGGAGCGTGACGAACGATCTATCCGCAACGAGGCTATCGAACGGTTGGACCTCGAGGAGGTCGCTGACCGGAGTCTCGATGACCTCTCAGGCGGCGAACTCCAGCGAGTCGCGATTGCAGCGACGATCGTCGCCAACGTGGACAGCTATCTGATCGACGAACCCTCGTCATACCTCGACGCCGGCCTGCGGGTGACTATCGCACGAGCACTCAAGGAGCTTGCAAGAGGAAGGCAGGTCATCGTCGTTGACCATGATCTCATCACGCTCGATGTCGTAGCCGATAACATTCACGTCTTTTACGGGGACCCGGGCGGGTTCGGTGTCGTCTCGCGGCCGCTCTCCGCTCGACGAGGGATCAATCAGTTTCTGGATGGGCACTTACGAGGTGAAAATGTGCGCATCCGAGAAACTGCCATTGACTTCCTCAGACGATCCGACCGACGTGACATCGACGGCGCGCCGTTCCTCGAGTTTCCGATCCTCCGAAAGGAGTTCGACTCATTTACGCTTGAAGTGGAATCGGGTACTATCTTCGAGGGAGAGATCCTCGGAATTTTCGGTCGTAATGGCCTCGGAAAGAGTACGTTCGCGAGGCTGCTAGCGGGCGTCCTCGAACCGGATACCGGAGAACTAGAGACGAACGCGACAATCTCGTACAAACCGCAGTACCTTGATCCGCCCGTTGAAGGCACGGTCCGGGAGCTCTTTGCCAATCACGTCGATATTTACGATCAGGAGTTCGAAACGAGGATTCAGAAGCCGTTCGATCTCGAGTCACTGTTTAAACGAGAGATCAACGACCTCTCCGGTGGCGAACTACAGCGCACTAGCATTGCACTCGCGCTCGCCAGAGACGCGGAGATATACTTGTTAGACGAACCATCAGCGTACCTTGATGCGGAACAGCGGATGTCATTTGCTGCGACGCTCCGTCAGTTCATCGATCAGACCGGTTCACCCTGTCTCGTTATCGAGCACGACCTGCTGCTGCTGGATTATCTCTCTGATCGGGCAATGGTGTTTGAAGGCAACCCTGGGGCAAACGGCATCGGTCGATCACCCCAATCTGTCCGTCAGGGAATTAATCGATTTCTCAAGACCGTCGATGTGACATTTCGGAAGGATCCAAACACTGGGCGACCGCGTGCAAACAAGCCTGGCAGCCAGAAAGATCGAGAACAGAAGAATATGGACGACTATTATAGAGATTAG
- a CDS encoding carboxypeptidase regulatory-like domain-containing protein, translated as MGEPVTVRVRDHWKRPVEGITIRTRRRILVRTDDTGRCRIELAAPGFWKLLVVKSPDERFAYEPLTALVRVLPGASPLTDRVAAPAT; from the coding sequence GTGGGCGAACCCGTCACCGTCCGTGTTCGCGATCACTGGAAAAGGCCCGTCGAGGGTATCACCATCAGAACCCGTCGTCGGATCTTGGTACGGACTGACGACACGGGACGCTGTCGAATCGAACTTGCCGCTCCCGGATTCTGGAAACTCCTCGTCGTTAAGTCACCCGACGAACGGTTCGCGTACGAACCTTTGACGGCGCTCGTCCGAGTCCTTCCCGGCGCGTCGCCGCTCACCGACCGCGTCGCAGCCCCAGCCACGTGA
- a CDS encoding transcription initiation factor IIB — MATQTTYSSRFARVSNTERPSNSTCPECSGQLLTVNRETCCRTCGLIVDEELLDHSAEWFVSGENADRRRTGAPLTAGRHDRGLSSEIGWHVDGQGNTLSGRKQRQLNRLRNHHRRSQWRSKREQNLAYGLGEVRRLMSALELSTSLVEQACTLFRRAQSRDLCRGRSLDSIAAASVYAVCRCNGLGRTLGEIQCVATCSRAQIERAYAVMNVTLELPTVVPRPQNVLPRLSNELELPDEVRYRALRLATIADNARLTVGRQPQGFAAACVYEAGKELGYPITQRKLADVANTSTATIRTHRNVLLEALDVQKSN; from the coding sequence ATGGCTACACAGACGACATATAGCAGTCGCTTTGCTCGAGTATCGAATACAGAGAGACCGTCAAACTCAACGTGTCCCGAATGCAGTGGACAACTCCTCACAGTAAACCGTGAAACGTGTTGTCGAACGTGCGGGTTGATCGTCGACGAAGAGTTGCTCGATCACAGTGCAGAATGGTTCGTCTCAGGTGAAAACGCGGATCGGCGTCGAACCGGAGCGCCTTTGACTGCCGGACGGCACGACCGCGGCCTTTCGAGCGAAATCGGTTGGCACGTCGATGGACAGGGGAACACACTCTCGGGACGAAAGCAACGCCAACTCAACCGACTACGCAATCACCATCGACGAAGTCAGTGGCGATCAAAGCGCGAACAGAATCTTGCATATGGTCTTGGCGAAGTGCGTCGGCTAATGAGCGCTCTCGAGTTGTCAACGTCACTCGTTGAGCAGGCGTGTACGCTCTTTCGCCGTGCCCAGAGTCGCGATCTCTGTCGAGGCCGATCCCTCGATTCAATCGCCGCAGCGAGCGTGTACGCAGTCTGTCGATGCAACGGGCTGGGTCGAACGCTCGGTGAGATCCAATGCGTAGCGACGTGCTCACGAGCACAGATCGAGCGTGCATATGCAGTCATGAATGTTACACTCGAGTTGCCAACGGTGGTTCCACGCCCACAAAACGTTCTCCCGCGACTCTCGAATGAACTAGAGTTGCCTGATGAGGTTCGGTATCGAGCGCTCAGGTTAGCGACAATCGCCGACAACGCTAGACTCACAGTCGGGCGTCAACCTCAGGGATTCGCTGCAGCCTGTGTGTACGAAGCGGGGAAAGAACTCGGGTACCCGATTACACAAAGAAAACTCGCAGACGTAGCAAACACGTCCACAGCGACAATTCGGACACATCGAAATGTACTCCTCGAAGCCCTTGATGTTCAGAAAAGCAATTAA
- a CDS encoding DNA-binding protein: MSTKKSVSKVVSINEQAYEQEAVREGADVVDETPELRPTVEMEIQAKVDSNHPEGMVDTSKDRIYGVTLAQEERIRAREEELERISVQAAFGRQEGRAERTRVVVEAARREQADERVDPREKLEREELRQVNQQAQRLTEDVQGGYTRAVIGKRIASRVLEDADMFEAVMDTKEEMQHEAGTIVPIGDLESIRRGEVSVEGRVIELWEPSSSAIQQVGLLEDETGRTKFTIWAKSRQTMVREGERVRFRAAAKNWYNGRCSIALTRWSEIVFPERESWWE, translated from the coding sequence ATGTCTACTAAGAAGTCAGTCAGTAAGGTCGTTTCGATCAATGAACAGGCGTACGAACAGGAGGCGGTTCGAGAAGGAGCGGACGTCGTCGATGAGACCCCAGAATTGCGGCCAACGGTCGAGATGGAGATACAGGCGAAGGTGGATTCGAACCACCCAGAGGGGATGGTCGACACCAGCAAGGATCGGATCTACGGCGTCACCCTGGCCCAGGAAGAGCGCATTCGAGCGAGAGAGGAAGAACTCGAGCGAATCAGTGTACAGGCGGCGTTCGGTCGGCAAGAGGGACGAGCGGAGCGAACGAGAGTAGTGGTCGAAGCGGCACGTCGTGAGCAGGCGGACGAACGAGTCGATCCCCGTGAGAAACTCGAGCGAGAAGAACTGAGACAGGTCAATCAGCAGGCACAGCGGTTGACAGAGGACGTCCAAGGTGGGTACACGCGAGCGGTCATCGGAAAGCGGATTGCCAGTCGAGTACTCGAGGATGCGGACATGTTCGAGGCAGTGATGGACACCAAAGAAGAGATGCAACACGAGGCAGGGACGATCGTACCGATTGGAGACCTCGAGTCGATCAGGCGAGGCGAGGTCAGTGTCGAAGGCCGTGTGATCGAATTGTGGGAGCCCTCAAGTTCAGCGATTCAACAGGTTGGATTGCTTGAGGACGAGACGGGTCGAACGAAGTTTACGATTTGGGCGAAGAGTCGGCAGACGATGGTTCGAGAAGGCGAACGGGTGCGGTTCAGGGCGGCGGCGAAGAACTGGTACAATGGACGGTGTTCGATCGCGCTGACTCGGTGGTCGGAAATCGTGTTCCCAGAGCGCGAGTCCTGGTGGGAGTAG
- a CDS encoding glutamate-cysteine ligase family protein, with amino-acid sequence MTIGLEMEFWVVDEYGHLCDGHDLTEVHDDALPEFVESLIEVQTPPGNSVATIADSLRDVLERLLEEAAETDRRLVPLGTPLSENPSGIPSERGEFLEQIYGDGLEVAKNCAGTHVHFEKGNVARQLNLLTALDPALALACSSPYYKSERLACSSRAYAYRYKAGYKFGKFRVLWEYTDDVAEWESRLQQVYDELRAMALKRDVTPEQFGELFDRENVVVTPVRLRNKTPTVEWRSPDTTLPSQILQLLADLVPLVRLTDDLPVEIGDPGIESDRIGIPEYANLQHLSDAAIERGLNSTSVWKYLEQMNFDTTRYHPISDQIYADETISDERARRVRLEYATLLERDVRGLGR; translated from the coding sequence ATGACTATCGGACTTGAAATGGAGTTTTGGGTCGTCGACGAGTATGGGCACCTCTGTGACGGCCACGACCTCACCGAGGTACACGACGATGCCCTTCCCGAATTCGTTGAATCGCTCATCGAAGTTCAGACACCGCCAGGGAACTCAGTTGCTACCATCGCGGACAGTCTTCGGGATGTCCTCGAGCGCCTCCTCGAAGAAGCAGCCGAAACAGACCGAAGGCTCGTTCCACTGGGAACACCGCTCAGTGAGAATCCATCAGGTATCCCCTCGGAACGAGGGGAGTTCCTCGAGCAGATTTACGGAGACGGCCTGGAAGTCGCGAAAAACTGCGCGGGTACCCACGTTCACTTCGAGAAAGGGAACGTAGCCCGGCAGTTGAACCTCTTGACGGCGCTCGACCCGGCGCTGGCTCTCGCCTGTTCGTCACCCTATTACAAGAGCGAACGACTGGCGTGTTCTTCTCGCGCCTATGCCTACCGGTACAAGGCGGGCTACAAATTCGGCAAGTTCCGGGTGCTATGGGAGTATACCGACGATGTGGCCGAGTGGGAGTCACGACTCCAACAGGTCTACGACGAACTGCGAGCAATGGCGCTCAAGCGCGACGTCACTCCGGAGCAGTTCGGCGAGTTGTTCGACCGTGAAAATGTCGTGGTGACACCGGTCAGACTCCGCAATAAGACTCCGACCGTCGAGTGGCGGTCGCCCGACACAACACTCCCGTCCCAGATCCTGCAACTGCTTGCGGATCTGGTCCCACTCGTCCGGCTGACCGATGACCTACCGGTCGAAATCGGTGACCCAGGGATCGAGTCCGACCGAATTGGAATCCCGGAGTATGCCAACCTCCAGCACCTCAGCGATGCGGCGATCGAACGAGGATTGAACTCGACGTCAGTCTGGAAGTATCTAGAACAGATGAACTTCGATACGACTCGGTATCATCCGATTTCCGACCAGATCTACGCTGATGAGACGATCTCGGATGAACGCGCTCGTCGAGTCCGCCTCGAGTACGCGACCCTCCTCGAACGGGACGTGCGCGGACTCGGGAGGTAG
- the pdhA gene encoding pyruvate dehydrogenase (acetyl-transferring) E1 component subunit alpha, whose product MPQEDVAQFTVRSVQVLAEDETVDDELVPELTDDQLLDLYEQMKRSRRLDERGIALQRRGELGTYAPAIGQEAAQVGSAYALADDDWLVPSFREQAALLTHGTDPEQILQYAMGMEEGAEIPGGKGALPPAIPVGSQPLHAVGIGWGEALQDRDTIAITYFGDGATSEGDVYEAFNFAGVSDSQTVFICQNNRYAISTGVEKQTKAKTLAQKAIAAGIEGVQVDGNDVLGVYRVAREAVEKARNGNPVLIEALTYRRSMHTTSDDPTAYRGHEEEAEWELRDPILRFQVFLENREILDEETEGTIDERIESELADAIDQANKERQAIDPADMFRFVYDDMPSELEQQSDAFEEGVEGDTDG is encoded by the coding sequence ATGCCCCAGGAAGACGTTGCTCAGTTTACTGTCCGGTCTGTACAGGTCCTCGCAGAGGATGAAACGGTTGACGATGAATTGGTGCCCGAGTTGACCGACGATCAGTTGCTCGACCTGTACGAACAGATGAAACGGTCACGCAGACTCGACGAGCGCGGAATTGCGTTGCAACGCCGGGGTGAACTCGGGACATACGCACCGGCGATCGGACAGGAAGCGGCGCAGGTCGGGAGCGCATACGCCCTGGCAGATGACGATTGGCTCGTCCCATCGTTCCGCGAGCAAGCTGCGCTACTGACGCATGGAACTGATCCTGAGCAGATCCTCCAGTACGCAATGGGGATGGAGGAAGGCGCCGAAATACCGGGCGGGAAGGGCGCCTTGCCGCCAGCTATTCCTGTTGGGAGCCAGCCGCTGCACGCCGTTGGCATCGGTTGGGGAGAGGCACTGCAAGATCGCGACACGATCGCCATTACGTACTTCGGGGACGGGGCAACCAGCGAAGGTGACGTCTACGAAGCGTTCAACTTCGCCGGCGTCTCTGACTCTCAGACGGTTTTTATCTGCCAGAACAATCGGTATGCAATCTCGACGGGGGTTGAGAAGCAAACCAAAGCAAAGACGCTGGCTCAAAAGGCAATTGCGGCAGGCATCGAAGGGGTTCAAGTCGACGGCAATGACGTTCTGGGTGTCTACCGTGTCGCCAGGGAAGCGGTCGAAAAAGCCCGGAACGGCAATCCAGTCCTGATCGAGGCGTTGACGTATCGGCGCTCGATGCATACGACCTCCGACGACCCCACAGCCTACCGCGGCCACGAAGAAGAAGCGGAGTGGGAGCTTCGTGATCCCATTCTGCGGTTCCAGGTGTTCCTCGAAAACCGAGAGATCCTGGATGAGGAAACGGAGGGTACGATCGACGAACGAATCGAATCCGAGCTCGCTGACGCGATCGATCAGGCAAACAAGGAACGCCAGGCAATCGACCCGGCGGATATGTTCCGCTTTGTGTACGATGACATGCCGTCTGAACTCGAGCAACAGTCCGATGCCTTCGAGGAAGGGGTCGAGGGTGATACGGATGGCTGA
- a CDS encoding type II toxin-antitoxin system RelE family toxin: protein MPHDIILTEAFFSTVEQFETEDAKRVINKLEGIRDFPDHFLDRLKNHPGYKLRVGDFRVLIDWDKDNEQIYAIDVFERKKEYRELGKYREVWGSWRDDE, encoded by the coding sequence GTGCCACACGACATTATTCTGACAGAGGCATTCTTTTCGACGGTAGAACAGTTCGAGACAGAAGATGCGAAGCGCGTTATCAATAAACTCGAAGGCATAAGGGACTTTCCCGACCACTTTCTCGACCGACTGAAGAACCACCCAGGGTACAAGCTCCGGGTCGGTGACTTCCGCGTGCTGATCGACTGGGACAAAGATAACGAGCAAATCTACGCCATCGACGTCTTCGAGCGCAAGAAGGAATATCGGGAGCTCGGGAAGTACCGTGAGGTCTGGGGGTCCTGGCGCGACGACGAGTAG
- a CDS encoding alpha-ketoacid dehydrogenase subunit beta — MAERLRMVEAVRDTLDAELARDDSVVVYGEDVGRVGGVFRATQGLINDYPDRVFDTPVAEAGIIGTGVGLAATGMKPVAEIQFQSFLYQGFHQLAQHVARIRSRSRGTITCPMTIRMPYGGGIHALELHSESYEAGFSHLPGLQVVFPSSPAETKGLLTSAIRDPDPVIFMEPTRLYRSFREEVPDQHKIPLGEARVVEFGDDVTVVAWGSMLRKTLDAVNDVEASVEVIDPRTLYPLDTQTIVESVKKTGRCVVVHEAPKTAGMGGEITARINEEAFLYLEAPVERVTGYDVPVPLFAREDDYLPDEDRIRNGISRALEFG, encoded by the coding sequence ATGGCTGAACGACTCCGAATGGTCGAGGCTGTTCGTGATACCCTGGATGCGGAGTTAGCCCGCGACGATAGCGTCGTCGTTTACGGGGAGGACGTTGGTCGGGTTGGCGGGGTATTCAGGGCGACTCAGGGTTTGATCAACGACTATCCGGATCGGGTGTTCGACACACCGGTCGCAGAGGCGGGGATTATCGGCACCGGCGTTGGACTCGCGGCCACTGGAATGAAGCCGGTCGCGGAGATCCAGTTCCAGAGTTTCCTCTATCAGGGATTTCACCAGCTAGCACAGCACGTTGCGCGTATACGAAGCCGAAGTCGGGGGACAATAACCTGTCCCATGACAATCCGAATGCCCTACGGTGGCGGGATCCATGCATTGGAACTTCACTCAGAAAGCTATGAGGCAGGCTTTTCCCATCTTCCCGGCCTGCAGGTCGTCTTCCCGTCGTCCCCCGCCGAAACGAAGGGGCTGCTCACGTCCGCTATTCGCGACCCCGATCCGGTCATATTTATGGAACCGACGCGGCTGTACCGCTCGTTCCGTGAGGAGGTACCTGACCAACACAAAATTCCGCTCGGTGAGGCCCGCGTCGTCGAGTTCGGCGACGATGTGACGGTGGTTGCGTGGGGTTCGATGCTCCGCAAGACGCTTGACGCCGTCAACGACGTCGAAGCAAGCGTTGAGGTGATCGACCCACGGACGCTCTACCCGCTGGACACGCAGACTATCGTCGAGTCTGTGAAGAAGACTGGCCGCTGCGTCGTCGTTCACGAGGCGCCTAAGACGGCCGGAATGGGTGGAGAGATCACGGCTCGCATCAACGAGGAGGCGTTTCTTTACCTCGAGGCACCCGTCGAACGGGTGACCGGTTACGACGTGCCCGTGCCGCTGTTCGCCCGCGAGGACGACTATCTGCCCGATGAGGACCGCATCAGAAACGGGATAAGCCGGGCTCTCGAGTTCGGGTAG
- a CDS encoding methyltransferase domain-containing protein: MAKSLDVERLEQAVKSVYQDVAEEPAEEYHFEMGRELAERLGYPASDLDQIPPQALESFAGVGYHFDLAALEEGDDVLDLGSGSGTDAFVAALHVGESGSVAGLDMTDQQLSKARQLRDEVGMDNVFFEKGYIEDIPFDDGTFDVVLSNGVINLSAEKQRVFTEANRVLKPGGRLAISDIISEKLMPKSIKNNEDLWAACIGGAEQVDRYTELIEQTGFEVREVRDNTQYEFISDQAANACQKYGVKSISLGANK; encoded by the coding sequence ATGGCAAAATCACTAGACGTCGAACGGCTCGAACAGGCGGTCAAGAGCGTCTATCAAGACGTTGCAGAAGAACCGGCAGAAGAGTATCACTTCGAGATGGGGCGCGAGTTGGCAGAACGGCTCGGCTACCCAGCAAGCGATCTCGATCAGATCCCCCCGCAGGCTCTGGAGTCATTCGCGGGCGTGGGATACCACTTCGACCTCGCCGCTCTCGAAGAAGGAGATGACGTGCTCGACCTTGGGAGCGGTTCCGGGACGGATGCGTTCGTCGCAGCGTTACATGTCGGCGAATCCGGGAGTGTGGCCGGGTTAGATATGACCGACCAACAGCTATCGAAGGCACGGCAGTTGCGTGATGAGGTTGGGATGGACAACGTATTCTTCGAGAAGGGGTACATCGAGGACATTCCTTTCGATGACGGGACATTCGACGTCGTACTCTCGAACGGGGTCATCAACCTCTCTGCGGAAAAGCAGCGAGTGTTCACGGAGGCAAATCGAGTCCTCAAACCAGGCGGACGGCTCGCCATCTCCGATATCATCAGCGAGAAACTGATGCCGAAGAGCATCAAGAACAACGAGGACCTGTGGGCAGCTTGTATCGGCGGAGCCGAACAGGTCGATCGTTACACGGAGCTCATAGAGCAGACCGGGTTTGAAGTGAGGGAGGTTCGGGACAATACTCAGTATGAGTTCATCTCGGATCAAGCAGCGAATGCATGTCAGAAGTACGGCGTGAAGAGCATCTCGCTCGGCGCCAACAAGTGA
- a CDS encoding OsmC family protein, with amino-acid sequence MAIDTQVNHGIDIEQFEEFAEFAAENPNGVQLGLAARSTYEGTCAHSLAKVDSYELGGETIARETREYTIPYGAWKEVLDAGGWVGGTDRLEPIEAALSALASCINVGITINAVANGVDIEYLQTRVRTEFDPRVLFSLKDLGEADAVFENLTAEVEIESPNLDKDQVDEWARRAPVYTLVSLAQDIQLTVNTPAEVAADD; translated from the coding sequence ATGGCTATCGACACGCAGGTCAACCACGGTATCGACATCGAACAATTCGAAGAGTTCGCCGAATTCGCGGCTGAAAACCCCAATGGGGTGCAGCTCGGGCTCGCTGCTCGCTCGACATACGAGGGGACGTGCGCTCATAGCTTGGCGAAGGTAGACAGCTACGAACTCGGCGGTGAGACGATCGCGCGCGAGACTCGCGAGTACACGATTCCTTACGGAGCGTGGAAGGAAGTGTTGGACGCAGGCGGATGGGTCGGCGGAACCGACCGACTGGAACCGATCGAGGCCGCACTCTCCGCGCTCGCCTCTTGCATCAACGTCGGCATCACCATCAACGCCGTCGCGAACGGCGTCGATATCGAGTACCTCCAGACCCGGGTCCGCACCGAGTTCGATCCGCGCGTCCTCTTCAGCCTCAAGGACCTCGGAGAGGCCGATGCCGTCTTCGAGAATCTAACCGCAGAAGTCGAGATCGAGAGTCCGAATCTCGATAAGGACCAGGTCGACGAATGGGCGCGGCGGGCACCAGTCTACACGCTCGTCTCTCTCGCTCAGGACATCCAACTCACGGTGAATACCCCGGCCGAAGTGGCGGCCGACGACTGA